The Natrinema pellirubrum DSM 15624 region GCCATGGGGACGATTTCGGCGCGGGTACCGGACGATCTCGAGGCGGAACTCGAGGACTTTCTCGAGGAAGAGCGCCTCGACCGAAGTACGGCCGTTCGAAAGCTGCTCGCTGAAGGACTGGCGGAGTGGCGTCGCGAACAAGCCCTCGACCGTCTCGCAGAGGGAGACGTCACGTTCACGAAAGCCGCCGAAATCGCGGGGATGTCCGACTGGGAGTTCGCGGCCCTCGTTGAAAAACGGGATATCTCTTGGGTATCGAGCGACCATCTCGAAGCGGATCTCGACGAGCTATAGATGTGGGTTTTCGACGCGACACCGCTTATCTACCTCGCGAAGGTCGAGCAGCTACGGCTGGCTTCGAAGTTGGACCGTCGCTGTCGTATTCCCGAACCCGTTCACGACGAAGTCGTGACCGCCGGCCTCGAAGACGGCTATCCCGACGCGCGGCGCATCGAGCAGTGCATCGAAGACGGAATCTTCGATATCGTCTCGGTCGATGAGACGCCGCTTACGACCCGTCTCCAACGCAACCCGAACGTGAGCGACGCTGACGTCGCAGTACTCGCCTGTGCTGCGGCCCGTGATGCGACCGCCGTGATGGACGAGGCGGCCGGACGCCGGGTCGCGGACATCGAAGGAATCGAGACGCGCGGGACGGCGTATCTCGTACTCCTGTGTGTGAAACGAGGCGCTATTTCCGTCTCCGAGGCGCGCGAGACGATCGACGCGATGATCGACGCCGGCTGGTACTGTTCGCCTGCTCTCTACTCGAAACTCGTCCGGAAACTCGAGACGTTCGAGGAGTAAGCGACTATCGAGAAACCGGGAACTCGAGTCGAAACCGTCCCCTTCTTTCACCGCCGCCCCGTCGATTCTCTCATGCCGACCGCATCGAACGGAGCCGTCTCGCTGTACTACGACCGTGCGGGCGAGGGCGCGCCCGTCGTCTTCGTCCCCGAGGCCGGCCTCGGCGGCTGGCTGTGGGGCTGGCAACACGCCGCCGTCGCCGGCCCCCACGAGGCCGTCGTCTGGGATCTCCGTGGGACGGGTCGCTCGGATGCACCGCCCGGTCCCTACGACCTCGAGACGCTCGCCGCCGACCTCGAGGCGGTGCTGGCCGACTGCGGGATTACGAACGCACATCTCGTCGGCTGCGGGCTCGGCGGTGCGATCGCACTTTGTGCCGCTCGAGACTCGAGTCGCGTCGCGACGCTGACGCTGTTCGGAACGGCCGCCGAGGGCGAGGCGTTCGACCTCGAACCGCTCTTTGCCCCGCCGGACGACCGAGACGCGCTTCGGGAGTCGCTCACGGCCGGCCTCTCGACGGACTTCCGCGAGGCCCAACCCGACGCACTCGAGGGGATCGTCGACTGGCGGGCCGACGGCGACGCCGAACGGGACGGCTGGGCGGCACAGGTCGCGGCCCTCGAGGGGTTCGACGCGACCGACTGGCTGGTCGAGGTGACCCAGCCGACGCGGGTGATCTACGGCGGTGCGGACGAACTCGTGTCGCCGGCGGCCGGGAAGGCGTTGGCGCGGGGACTGCCCCGCGGGGAGTTCCGCGACCTCGAGGGCGCGGGGCATCTCTGTTTCATCGAGCGCTCGCGGACGGTCAACGATCTCCTGCTGGGCTTTCTCGAGGCACAGACCGACGACTCCGGGTGACTCGGTCGGGCGGCGGGAGTGCTTGCGACTGACCCCCGCCATACTACGTATGCGAGCGTGGAAGCGACCCTTGTGACCCTCTCGCTGGCCAGACGGGCCGACCACTTCCCGGACCGGACCGCGGTCGTCGACATCTCGGAGGACCGGCTGTACGCGCCCGCGGAGACGGTTCACGAGGACCGGGTCTCCTACGGCGAGCTATCGGCGATCGCGGACCGAACCGCCGAACGGCTCGCCGCGCTCGAGATCGGGGCCGGCGACACGGTCTGTCTCGTCACCCGAAACCGAGTCGTGTCGCTGGCGCTGTTTTTCGCCTGCCGACGGCTCGGGGCGACGCTCGCGCCGGTTTCCCATCTGCTGACGCCCGCCTCCGTCGAGCGTCCCTTCGATGTCCTCGAGCCCGAGATCGTCGTCGCGGAGGCGGCCCAGCGCGATCTAGTGCGGTCGATCCCGTTCGACCGGTCGGTGACACTTGCGGAACTGTCCGAGGCGGATCGCGCCGGTGTCGAAGTCGACGATCGCCGGCCGGGCGACGCTCCGCTGCTCGCCCTCCATGGCCAGTCGGGTCGACCGGTTGCGGGCTATGCGAGCGAGACCCTCGAACGCAACTGCCGGACGGCCGTCGCCGCGTGGGGACTGGCCGCGAACGACGTCGTCCCCCTCACGACGCCGCTGGCCGCGCCGGACGGGCTCGTCCGCGTCGCGCTGTCGGTGTTGTACGTCGGCGGAACGCTCCTGCTCGATCGGGCATTCGACCCCGGCGACGCCGCGACCGCGATCGCCGAGGAGGGGGCCACGCTGTTGCCCGGCCGGCAGGCCGTCCTCCGGGACATCGCGGCCGAACCCGGCTTCGACGCGGCCGCCGCCTCGCTCGAGCGTGCGGTCTGCGAAGCGCCGGACGACGGGGATGTGATCCGGGCCTACCGAGATCGGGACGTGCCGGTCGCACGGGTCTACGGCCGCCTCGAGTGTCCGACTGCCCTGAGCGAGGGGTTCGTCGGCGACACCCGTGCCGACGAGTCCGAGGGGTCACCGGTCGGCCGTCCGGTTCCGGACTGTCGTGCCCGGCTGGTCGACGACGAGGGGACGGTCCTCGAGGGAGCGGCCGACGGCCACCTCCAACTCTCGGGGCCGGTGGTTGCCGACGGTTACGTAAACGCTGCCGGAACCGCCGACGAACAGCGGGACGACCCGACCGCACTCGAGCGCACCGGGGACGACGCCGGCAATCGCGGTTGGATCGCCGACGGCTGGTTCGATACAGGCGACCGATTCTGGCGGGACGAAGCGGGGACCTACTACCTGCGATGAGTCGCAGTCGCGAGCGTAACCGATTTCGATGCCGTCGGCGCTCGAGGCGCGGTGCTGGCTGTCGGCAGTTGCGGCAACCACGGCATCGGGCGGAACACCTATTCTTGTCCAGTGGGCAGTATGGCGTAATGAGTAAACCCCGAATCGCCGTCCTGAACGCGGCTCACCGGGACGAGAACACGACGCGGAACTTCCGACGTGAACTCGACGCCTCGCTGGCGGAGTTCGACGCCACTGACGGTACAGTCCCCGACGACTTCGACTACGACGGTGCCGTCGTCACCGGCTCCCGCTCGTCGGTCTACTGGGACGACGACTGGATGCGGCCCGTCAAGGAGTGGGTCGGCGAGGCGATCGATCGCGGGATCCCCTTCCTCGGGGTCTGTTGGGGCCACCAGCTGCTCGCCGACGTCCTCGGGGGCACCGTCGAGGACATGGGTGTCTACGAGGTCGGCTACAGCGAGATCGAACACACCGGCGACTCGCGGCTGTTCGACGGCATCGACGAGACCTTCCTGTCCTTTACCAGCCACTCCGACGCGGTTACTACCCTCCCGCCCGGTGCCGACCCCCTCGCCGAAAACGACTACTCGAACCACGGCTTCCGCACGGGCCGCGTCTTCGGCGTCCAGTTCCACCCCGAGT contains the following coding sequences:
- a CDS encoding UPF0175 family protein, producing the protein MGTISARVPDDLEAELEDFLEEERLDRSTAVRKLLAEGLAEWRREQALDRLAEGDVTFTKAAEIAGMSDWEFAALVEKRDISWVSSDHLEADLDEL
- a CDS encoding DUF3368 domain-containing protein, with protein sequence MWVFDATPLIYLAKVEQLRLASKLDRRCRIPEPVHDEVVTAGLEDGYPDARRIEQCIEDGIFDIVSVDETPLTTRLQRNPNVSDADVAVLACAAARDATAVMDEAAGRRVADIEGIETRGTAYLVLLCVKRGAISVSEARETIDAMIDAGWYCSPALYSKLVRKLETFEE
- a CDS encoding alpha/beta fold hydrolase, giving the protein MPTASNGAVSLYYDRAGEGAPVVFVPEAGLGGWLWGWQHAAVAGPHEAVVWDLRGTGRSDAPPGPYDLETLAADLEAVLADCGITNAHLVGCGLGGAIALCAARDSSRVATLTLFGTAAEGEAFDLEPLFAPPDDRDALRESLTAGLSTDFREAQPDALEGIVDWRADGDAERDGWAAQVAALEGFDATDWLVEVTQPTRVIYGGADELVSPAAGKALARGLPRGEFRDLEGAGHLCFIERSRTVNDLLLGFLEAQTDDSG
- a CDS encoding class I adenylate-forming enzyme family protein, with the translated sequence MEATLVTLSLARRADHFPDRTAVVDISEDRLYAPAETVHEDRVSYGELSAIADRTAERLAALEIGAGDTVCLVTRNRVVSLALFFACRRLGATLAPVSHLLTPASVERPFDVLEPEIVVAEAAQRDLVRSIPFDRSVTLAELSEADRAGVEVDDRRPGDAPLLALHGQSGRPVAGYASETLERNCRTAVAAWGLAANDVVPLTTPLAAPDGLVRVALSVLYVGGTLLLDRAFDPGDAATAIAEEGATLLPGRQAVLRDIAAEPGFDAAAASLERAVCEAPDDGDVIRAYRDRDVPVARVYGRLECPTALSEGFVGDTRADESEGSPVGRPVPDCRARLVDDEGTVLEGAADGHLQLSGPVVADGYVNAAGTADEQRDDPTALERTGDDAGNRGWIADGWFDTGDRFWRDEAGTYYLR
- a CDS encoding type 1 glutamine amidotransferase, translating into MSKPRIAVLNAAHRDENTTRNFRRELDASLAEFDATDGTVPDDFDYDGAVVTGSRSSVYWDDDWMRPVKEWVGEAIDRGIPFLGVCWGHQLLADVLGGTVEDMGVYEVGYSEIEHTGDSRLFDGIDETFLSFTSHSDAVTTLPPGADPLAENDYSNHGFRTGRVFGVQFHPEYDTKTARELVHRKDLSDDRRESILAEITEENYRRSCEAKLVFDNFLEFVRELKHANAVADSSDVSA